The Branchiostoma lanceolatum isolate klBraLanc5 chromosome 10, klBraLanc5.hap2, whole genome shotgun sequence genome has a window encoding:
- the LOC136444088 gene encoding intelectin-1a-like encodes MMRAIIVILAILSVGFGIPNDVSMRAVNEGTCQYTFVVPRDVAPPTHSCSETGYLLTDLEDLQGTVEGQQAVIDAFLEEQRNQTRKLLELELDLERERARRAELELELEREKNNRQTNDLNLTNVVNALDNRLSHVETMVAATQTLASLDHGLGTELNPASSCLLIKQNNPSSQDGAYFLIGKDGTIYQTYCDMTTAGGGWTLVSSVHEDDVYGECTAGDRWSSTRGNNINYPGGDGNWANVHTFGSMGSATTDDYKNPGYFSISASNVMLWHVPNNVPPEEYKTAAYLRYRTPNGFLGVYGGNLYSLFKDHVPIGYNLGTYTHDNGPAIPIVYEQGSDHLVQSMLPPNVVSLSEAMPGFVQFRVFTNNGGCLAVCPGVNYVGPNAETVCIGGGGYWAEGAYHCGDYPLKDYNGHGTGAEWSANQLVTESVIMFFYR; translated from the exons ATGATGAGGGCCATCATAGTCATCTTAGCCATCCTTTCTGTCGGATTTGGCATTCCAAACGATGTCTCTATGCGAGCTGTAAATGAGGGTACGTGCCAGTACACATTCGTGGTTCCTCGTGACGTGGCGCCCCCCACCCACTCCTGCTCCGAAACTGGATACCTGCTAACTGACCTGGAAGATCTACAGGGCACCGTTGAGGGACAGCAG GCAGTAATTGATGCGTTCTTAGAGGAACAAAGAAACCAGACAAGGAAACTATTGGAGCTTGAGTTGGACCTGGAGCGGGAGAGAGCCAGGCGTGCGGAGCTGGAGTTGGAGCTCGAGAGAGAGAAGAACAATCGCCAGACCAACGACTTGAACCTCACCAACGTTGTCAACGCCCTGGATAATCGTCTGTCACATGTGGAAACTATGGTCGCGGCTACTCAAACTTTAGCTAGCTTGGACCACGGTCTCGGTACCGAGCTCAACCCAGCCTCCTCCTGCCTTCTCATCAAACAGAACAACCCCTCCAGCCAGGACGGCGCCTACTTCCTTATCGGGAAGGACGGAACCATCTACCAGACCTACTGCGACATGACCACGGCCGGAGGCGGCTGGACCCTGGTCTCAAGCGTGCACGAGGACGACGTATATGGCGAGTGTACGGCCGGGGATCGCTGGTCCAGCACCCGCGGGAACAACATCAACTACCCCGGCGGAGATGGCAACTGGGCCAACGTGCACACCTTCGGCTCCATGGGGTCGGCCACCACCGACGACTACAAGAACCCAGGCTACTTCAGCATCAGCGCCTCCAACGTCATGCTGTGGCACGTGCCGAACAACGTGCCACCGGAAGAGTACAAAACCGCCGCGTACCTACGGTACCGCACCCCCAACGGTTTTCTGGGTGTCTATGGAGGCAACCTGTACTCTCTTTTCAAAGATCACGTCCCCATTGGCTACAACTTGGGCACATACACCCATGACAACGGTCCGGCCATCCCCATTGTGTACGAACAGGGCAGTGATCATCTGGTGCAGTCAATGTTGCCTCCGAATGTGGTTTCATTGAGTGAGGCTATGCCCGGGTTTGTGCAGTTTCGCGTCTTCACTAACAACGGAGGGTGCCTGGCCGTTTGTCCAGGTGTGAACTACGTTGGACCGAACGCAGAAACAGTGTGCATCGGTGGAGGGGGGTACTGGGCTGAAGGTGCATACCATTGTGGTGACTACCCATTGAAGGACTACAACGGCCATGGCACCGGTGCGGAATGGAGTGCAAACCAACTTGTCACTGAGTCCGTCATCATGTTCTTTTATCGCTGA